In Petrotoga miotherma DSM 10691, the following are encoded in one genomic region:
- a CDS encoding YceD family protein produces MFNEELKNKNLIIELESFEKILDREIIIRNWKEIELPSEKAKILAPIDLNVSLEKGDSQVLVSGKIETMVQLHCSRCLKPIEYWIDESFEAVYLSRSFEKYLSKTERLKTLDNLIYYDGQSIDLTNRVIETIILSVPEVPLCKEDCKGLCPICGIDLNENPNHSCETEEIDPRFVMLKKLLDDEKSN; encoded by the coding sequence ATGTTTAATGAAGAATTGAAAAATAAAAACCTTATAATTGAATTAGAATCTTTTGAAAAGATATTAGATAGAGAAATCATCATTAGAAACTGGAAAGAAATTGAACTACCTTCTGAAAAGGCGAAAATACTTGCCCCAATAGATTTAAATGTTTCTTTGGAGAAAGGAGACAGTCAAGTATTAGTAAGTGGTAAAATTGAAACTATGGTCCAGCTTCATTGTTCGAGATGTTTGAAACCCATTGAGTATTGGATAGATGAAAGTTTTGAAGCCGTATATTTGAGTAGGAGCTTTGAGAAATATTTGTCGAAAACTGAGCGGTTAAAAACATTGGATAATCTCATTTACTATGATGGTCAATCAATAGATTTGACAAATCGAGTAATAGAGACTATAATATTATCAGTGCCAGAAGTTCCACTTTGTAAAGAAGATTGCAAAGGGTTATGTCCTATCTGTGGGATTGATTTAAACGAAAATCCGAATCATTCTTGTGAAACAGAGGAGATCGACCCGCGTTTTGTAATGTTAAAAAAATTACTGGATGATGAAAAATCAAATTGA
- the rpmF gene encoding 50S ribosomal protein L32: protein MATPKQKPSRSRTHSRKAKFYSAYKINVVKCPKCGEPKLPHRVCLNCGYYGDKQILEIGE, encoded by the coding sequence ATGGCAACACCAAAACAGAAACCTTCAAGAAGTAGAACACATTCAAGAAAAGCAAAATTTTACTCTGCATACAAGATTAACGTTGTAAAATGTCCAAAATGCGGAGAGCCAAAATTACCGCATCGTGTCTGTTTGAATTGTGGGTATTACGGTGATAAACAAATCTTAGAAATAGGTGAATAA
- the plsX gene encoding phosphate acyltransferase PlsX, which yields MDSVKIGIDLYGGDNAPHSVVEGVLFALKNKFLSPEELVLVGNEISKEDLDKISNLKIVPAKNSVSNETKPTEVLKLKESSMYVGCEMLKNKELNAFVSAGNTGALLSSGTFVAGRLPGIKRPALVLALPSKSNKPKILVDAGANAEVKAEHFYDFAREGIAYAKFLNLENPRVGILNIGSEDEKGNSIVREASNLLKEEKTFNYVGYVEARELFDDTCDIIVTDGFTGNNVLKTMEGTAYFILHELKETIKKGGLFTKLGALFLKGSLKSLVSKIDYRSYGGTFFLGVNGVLVKAHGSSDAEAIANALYVSYRAAKFDLIKKIEI from the coding sequence ATGGACAGTGTAAAAATAGGTATAGATCTATACGGCGGTGATAATGCGCCCCACTCTGTTGTTGAGGGCGTACTTTTTGCTTTGAAGAATAAGTTTCTTTCCCCTGAAGAATTGGTTTTAGTGGGAAATGAAATTTCAAAGGAAGATTTAGATAAAATATCAAATTTAAAAATTGTACCAGCCAAAAACTCGGTTAGTAACGAAACAAAACCAACAGAAGTTTTGAAATTGAAGGAATCTTCCATGTACGTAGGTTGCGAAATGTTGAAAAATAAAGAATTGAATGCTTTTGTGAGTGCGGGGAACACCGGTGCGTTGCTTTCAAGTGGTACTTTTGTTGCTGGTAGGCTTCCCGGTATAAAAAGGCCTGCTTTGGTTTTGGCGCTTCCCTCTAAATCAAATAAACCAAAAATTTTAGTAGATGCAGGGGCGAATGCCGAAGTAAAGGCTGAACACTTTTACGATTTTGCAAGAGAAGGAATAGCTTATGCTAAATTTTTGAATCTTGAAAATCCGAGAGTGGGGATTTTAAACATTGGTTCTGAAGACGAAAAAGGAAATTCAATAGTTAGGGAAGCTTCTAATTTGTTAAAAGAAGAAAAGACTTTTAATTATGTTGGGTATGTAGAAGCACGTGAACTGTTTGATGACACGTGTGATATAATAGTTACAGATGGATTCACTGGTAACAACGTGTTAAAAACTATGGAAGGCACAGCTTATTTTATCCTACACGAACTGAAAGAAACGATTAAAAAAGGTGGGTTATTCACAAAATTAGGAGCCTTGTTTCTAAAAGGTTCCTTAAAGTCTTTGGTCAGTAAGATTGATTATAGAAGTTATGGAGGAACATTCTTTTTGGGAGTTAACGGTGTTTTAGTCAAGGCGCATGGGTCTTCAGACGCTGAAGCGATAGCGAATGCATTGTATGTGTCTTACCGTGCGGCTAAATTTGACTTGATCAAAAAGATTGAGATTTAA